The following proteins are co-located in the Mycolicibacterium goodii genome:
- a CDS encoding M23 family metallopeptidase translates to MLQHRSSASPKGSSTNARERRIASLDEHDAAEVTDIIPFSEFSKAFDKFAALDTQISSAYDNLSAFEREARVIEAPELDDLNDTDDLVPVRLDIPSEFLADARDAGERSAARRRRDANFAYRDSHTDVSDGTAATDVIDMTARRGAHRKETTGALKSRLMIAAMAAGATAAGAYSFGNGTEAQAADDTVLATGQTAVDGASVSGSVDGMQIVSVASNISSAVHAEEITKAAAFAQERAEREARLSRPLFVMPTKGVWTSGFGYRWGVLHGGIDIAGPIGTPIYAASDGVVTDVGPTAGYGAWVKIRHSDGTVTLYGHINTWLVSVGERVMAGDQIATMGNRGNSTGPHLHFEVLTNGTNRIDPVGWLAKRGLSPGSYVG, encoded by the coding sequence TTGTTGCAGCATCGTTCGTCCGCGTCTCCCAAGGGGAGCTCGACGAACGCTCGCGAGCGCAGGATCGCTTCGCTGGATGAGCACGACGCCGCCGAAGTGACCGACATCATCCCGTTCAGCGAGTTTTCCAAGGCGTTCGACAAGTTCGCCGCTCTGGATACCCAAATCTCAAGCGCCTACGACAATTTGAGCGCCTTCGAGCGTGAGGCCCGCGTCATCGAGGCCCCTGAGCTCGACGATCTCAACGACACCGACGATCTGGTGCCGGTGCGCCTGGACATCCCGTCGGAGTTTCTCGCCGATGCGCGCGACGCCGGCGAACGCAGCGCCGCACGCCGCAGGCGCGATGCGAACTTCGCCTACCGCGACAGCCACACCGACGTCAGCGACGGCACCGCAGCAACCGACGTCATCGACATGACGGCCCGTCGCGGCGCCCACCGCAAAGAAACCACCGGCGCTCTCAAGAGCCGGCTGATGATCGCGGCGATGGCCGCCGGTGCGACCGCCGCGGGTGCGTACTCGTTCGGCAACGGCACCGAGGCGCAGGCCGCCGACGACACCGTTTTGGCCACCGGACAGACCGCGGTCGACGGCGCATCGGTCAGCGGTTCGGTCGACGGCATGCAGATCGTGTCGGTCGCGTCGAACATCTCCTCGGCCGTGCACGCCGAGGAGATCACCAAGGCCGCCGCGTTCGCGCAGGAGCGCGCCGAGCGTGAGGCCCGCCTGTCCCGCCCGCTGTTCGTGATGCCGACCAAGGGTGTGTGGACCTCCGGCTTCGGTTACCGCTGGGGTGTGCTGCACGGCGGCATCGACATCGCGGGCCCGATCGGTACCCCGATCTACGCGGCCTCCGACGGCGTTGTCACCGATGTCGGCCCGACCGCCGGCTACGGCGCCTGGGTCAAGATCCGCCACTCCGACGGCACCGTCACGCTCTACGGCCACATCAACACCTGGCTGGTCAGCGTGGGCGAGCGGGTGATGGCAGGCGATCAGATCGCCACCATGGGCAACCGGGGCAACTCCACCGGCCCCCACCTGCACTTCGAGGTCCTGACCAACGGCACGAACCGGATCGACCCGGTCGGTTGGCTGGCCAAGCGCGGGCTCAGCCCGGGCAGCTATGTTGGCTGA
- a CDS encoding LLM class F420-dependent oxidoreductase yields the protein MDYGLVLFTSDRGITPASAAKLADDHGFTTFYVPEHTHIPIKRQAAHPTTGDESLPDDRYMRTLDPWVSLGTACAVTSRVRLSTAVALPVEHDPITLAKSIATLDHLSGGRVSLGVGFGWNTDELADHKVPPGRRRTMLREYLEAMRALWTQEEASYEGEFVNFGPSWAWPKPVQSPIPVLVGAAGTEKNFKWISKSADGWITTPRDFDIDEPVKLLQDTWAAAGRDGAPQIVALDFKPDAEKLAHWRELGVTEVLFGLPDKSEAEVAGYVERLAGKLAALV from the coding sequence ATGGACTACGGGCTCGTTCTCTTCACCAGCGACCGCGGCATCACCCCGGCCTCGGCGGCCAAACTTGCCGACGACCACGGCTTCACCACGTTCTACGTGCCCGAGCACACCCACATCCCGATCAAGCGGCAGGCCGCCCATCCCACCACCGGCGACGAGTCCCTGCCCGACGATCGCTACATGCGCACCCTCGATCCGTGGGTGTCGCTGGGCACGGCGTGCGCGGTGACGTCGCGGGTGCGGTTGTCGACGGCCGTGGCCCTGCCCGTCGAGCACGATCCGATCACGCTCGCCAAGTCGATCGCGACGCTCGATCACCTGTCCGGCGGGCGCGTCTCGCTCGGAGTCGGGTTCGGTTGGAACACCGACGAACTCGCCGACCACAAGGTGCCGCCGGGTCGACGCCGCACGATGCTGCGCGAGTACCTCGAAGCCATGCGCGCGCTGTGGACGCAGGAAGAGGCCTCCTACGAAGGCGAATTCGTCAACTTCGGCCCGTCATGGGCCTGGCCCAAACCCGTGCAGTCACCCATCCCGGTACTGGTCGGGGCGGCGGGCACCGAGAAGAACTTCAAGTGGATCTCCAAGTCGGCCGATGGCTGGATCACCACGCCCCGCGACTTCGACATCGACGAACCCGTCAAGCTGCTGCAGGACACCTGGGCCGCGGCAGGCCGTGACGGCGCACCGCAGATCGTCGCGCTGGACTTCAAACCCGACGCCGAAAAGCTCGCGCACTGGCGCGAACTCGGCGTCACCGAGGTGCTGTTCGGGCTGCCGGACAAATCCGAGGCCGAGGTCGCCGGGTATGTCGAGCGACTGGCAGGCAAACTGGCAGCACTGGTCTGA
- the sfnG gene encoding dimethylsulfone monooxygenase SfnG has translation MTTERIADHVKFAYWVPNVSGGLVTSDIEQRTDWNYEYNKKLAQTAENNGFEYALSQVRYEASYGAEYQHESTSFSLALLLATERLKVIAAVHPGLWQPGVLAKLGATADHLSNGRFAVNVVSGWFKDEFIHLGEPWLEHDERYRRSAEFLQVLRKIWTEDNVDFRGDFYRIHDFTLKPKPVNVPGRAHPELFQGGNSTAARRNGGRYADWYFSNGKDFDGFTEQVVDVREHARAVNREVKFGLNGFIIARDTEKEAKDVLREIIAKANKPAVEGFRDAVQQAGNSTGDKKGMWADSTFEDLVQYNDGFRTQLIGTPEQIAERIAAYRKRGADLILGGFLHFQEEIEYFGAKVLPLVREIEAAEQNSADEPVLVSA, from the coding sequence ATGACCACCGAACGCATCGCTGACCATGTCAAGTTCGCGTACTGGGTGCCCAACGTCAGTGGCGGCCTGGTCACCAGCGACATCGAGCAGCGCACCGACTGGAACTACGAATACAACAAGAAGCTCGCGCAGACCGCCGAGAACAACGGCTTCGAGTACGCGCTGAGCCAGGTCCGCTACGAGGCCAGCTACGGCGCCGAGTACCAGCACGAGTCGACCAGCTTCAGCCTCGCGCTGCTGCTGGCCACCGAGCGCCTCAAGGTCATCGCCGCGGTGCATCCGGGCCTCTGGCAGCCGGGGGTACTGGCGAAACTCGGCGCGACAGCCGACCATCTCAGCAACGGCCGCTTCGCGGTCAACGTCGTCAGCGGATGGTTCAAGGACGAGTTCATCCACCTCGGCGAGCCGTGGCTCGAGCACGACGAACGGTACCGTCGCAGCGCCGAGTTCCTGCAGGTGCTGCGCAAGATCTGGACCGAGGACAACGTCGACTTCCGCGGCGACTTCTACCGCATCCACGACTTCACCCTCAAGCCCAAACCGGTGAACGTCCCCGGCCGGGCGCATCCGGAGTTGTTCCAGGGCGGCAACTCCACCGCGGCGCGGCGCAACGGCGGCCGCTACGCCGACTGGTACTTCTCCAACGGCAAGGACTTCGACGGTTTCACCGAGCAGGTGGTCGACGTGCGTGAGCATGCCCGCGCCGTGAACCGGGAAGTGAAGTTCGGGCTCAACGGCTTCATCATCGCCCGCGACACCGAGAAGGAGGCGAAGGACGTCCTGCGCGAGATCATTGCCAAGGCCAACAAGCCCGCGGTGGAGGGGTTCCGCGACGCGGTGCAGCAGGCAGGCAACTCCACGGGCGACAAGAAGGGCATGTGGGCCGACTCGACGTTCGAAGACCTGGTCCAGTACAACGACGGCTTCCGCACCCAACTCATCGGAACGCCCGAGCAGATCGCGGAACGCATTGCCGCGTACCGCAAACGCGGCGCGGATCTGATCCTCGGCGGGTTCCTGCACTTCCAGGAGGAAATAGAGTACTTCGGCGCCAAGGTGCTGCCGTTGGTCCGCGAAATCGAGGCGGCCGAACAGAATTCGGCCGACGAGCCCGTACTGGTATCAGCTTGA
- a CDS encoding alpha/beta hydrolase family protein, protein MPLPQPIPVEDFFSPPVRAAAKISPDGTRIAYLAPWQNRLNIWVENVDGSETRCVTADADRSVHIYEWSEDSRWLLYMQDNGGDENWHVYRADPDDPAATAVDLTPFPGVRTSFELLKGRPGKVMVQLNKRTPTLMDAYELDIATGELTLLAQNPGTVTNWQAGPNGDLFTSTQTAEGDIEIAQWDSAAKALRIIATYDGSDYPLGIYPISVSPDGTGLWFGSNNGTDRTRLVRLDVATGEETEVDSHPSFDLAAQVMLPFPLILSDATGELIGARYYGERQVIRALDPEFAAVLESLGRLNSGDIGSLSSDSSGRRWVVSFFSDRDPGVTWFYDHATGESRELFRPQPHLDPAVLAPMTPVTIPARDGLDLPSYLTLPVGIAPENLPMVLLVHGGPWARDCWYYQPEVQLLANRGYAVLQVNFRGSTGYGKAFTKAAIGEFAGKMHDDLIDAVDWAVKQGYADRDRVAIFGGSYGGYAALVGVTFTPDVFAAAIDYVGISSLANFMRTLPNVARPFLANNWHRYVGDHNDPVQEADMLARSPITRVDQIRTPLLVIQGANDSRVVQAESDNLVEALRARGVEVEYMVKADEGHGFVNPENRIDMFHAVERFLAEHL, encoded by the coding sequence ATGCCGCTCCCCCAACCGATCCCGGTCGAAGACTTCTTCAGCCCACCCGTTCGCGCCGCCGCGAAGATCTCGCCGGACGGCACCAGGATCGCCTACCTCGCGCCGTGGCAGAACCGCCTCAACATCTGGGTCGAGAACGTCGACGGCTCCGAAACCCGTTGCGTCACCGCCGATGCAGACCGCAGCGTGCACATCTACGAGTGGAGCGAGGACTCGCGGTGGCTGCTGTACATGCAGGACAACGGCGGCGACGAGAACTGGCACGTCTACCGCGCCGACCCCGACGACCCGGCCGCCACGGCCGTCGACCTCACCCCGTTCCCCGGCGTGCGCACGTCATTCGAACTGCTCAAGGGCCGGCCCGGCAAGGTGATGGTGCAACTGAACAAACGCACACCGACGCTGATGGACGCCTACGAACTCGACATCGCGACCGGCGAGTTGACCCTGCTCGCGCAGAACCCCGGCACCGTCACCAACTGGCAGGCCGGGCCCAACGGCGACCTGTTCACCTCGACGCAGACCGCCGAGGGCGACATCGAGATCGCCCAATGGGACAGCGCCGCAAAGGCTCTGCGCATCATCGCGACCTACGACGGTTCGGACTATCCGCTGGGCATCTACCCGATATCGGTCAGCCCCGACGGCACCGGCCTGTGGTTCGGCTCGAACAACGGCACCGACCGGACCCGTCTGGTGCGACTCGACGTCGCGACCGGCGAGGAGACCGAGGTGGACAGTCACCCGTCTTTCGATCTCGCCGCGCAGGTGATGCTGCCGTTCCCGCTGATCCTCAGCGACGCGACGGGAGAACTGATCGGGGCCCGCTACTACGGGGAACGCCAGGTGATCCGCGCGCTGGACCCCGAATTCGCAGCGGTGTTGGAGAGTTTGGGCCGGCTCAACAGCGGCGACATCGGTTCGCTGTCGTCCGACAGCAGCGGGCGACGTTGGGTGGTCAGCTTCTTCAGCGACCGCGATCCCGGCGTCACCTGGTTCTACGACCACGCCACGGGTGAGAGCCGGGAGTTGTTCCGGCCGCAGCCGCACCTCGATCCTGCCGTGCTGGCGCCGATGACGCCGGTGACCATTCCGGCCCGCGACGGCCTGGACCTGCCGTCGTACCTGACCCTGCCGGTGGGCATCGCGCCGGAGAACCTGCCGATGGTGCTGCTCGTGCACGGCGGACCGTGGGCCAGGGACTGCTGGTACTACCAGCCCGAGGTGCAACTGCTCGCCAATCGCGGATATGCGGTGCTGCAGGTCAACTTTCGCGGTTCCACCGGGTACGGCAAGGCGTTCACCAAGGCCGCCATCGGGGAGTTCGCCGGCAAGATGCACGACGACCTCATCGATGCCGTGGACTGGGCCGTCAAGCAGGGCTACGCCGACCGGGACCGCGTCGCGATCTTCGGCGGTTCCTACGGCGGGTACGCCGCGCTGGTCGGTGTCACGTTCACCCCGGACGTGTTCGCCGCGGCCATCGACTACGTCGGCATCTCCAGCCTCGCGAACTTCATGCGCACACTGCCGAACGTGGCGCGTCCGTTCTTGGCCAACAACTGGCATCGCTACGTCGGCGACCACAACGACCCGGTGCAGGAGGCCGACATGCTCGCGCGGTCACCCATCACCAGGGTCGACCAGATCCGCACGCCGCTGCTGGTGATCCAGGGCGCCAACGACTCTCGCGTGGTGCAGGCCGAGTCCGACAACCTCGTCGAGGCGCTGCGCGCCCGCGGCGTCGAGGTCGAGTACATGGTCAAAGCGGACGAGGGCCACGGTTTCGTGAACCCCGAGAACCGCATCGACATGTTCCATGCCGTCGAACGCTTTCTGGCCGAGCACCTCTAG
- the sucD gene encoding succinate--CoA ligase subunit alpha: protein MSIFLNKDSKVIVQGITGGEGTKHTALMLKAGTQIVGGVNARKAGTKVAHKDKDGNDIELPVFGSVAEAMKETGADVSIAFVPPAFSKDAIIEAIDAESPLLVVITEGIPVQDTAYAWAYNVDKGNKTRIIGPNCPGIITPGESLVGITPNNITGKGPIGLVSKSGTLTYQMMYELRDFGFSTAIGIGGDPVIGTTHIDAIEAFEKDPETKVIVMIGEIGGDAEERAADYIKANVTKPVVGYVAGFTAPEGKTMGHAGAIVSGSSGTAAAKKEALEAAGVKVGKTPSETAKLAREILESL from the coding sequence ATGTCGATCTTTCTGAACAAGGACTCCAAGGTCATCGTCCAGGGCATCACCGGCGGCGAGGGCACCAAGCACACCGCGCTGATGCTCAAGGCGGGCACCCAGATCGTCGGCGGCGTGAACGCGCGCAAGGCCGGCACCAAGGTGGCGCACAAAGACAAAGACGGTAACGACATCGAGCTGCCGGTCTTCGGTTCCGTCGCCGAGGCCATGAAGGAGACCGGCGCCGACGTGTCGATCGCCTTTGTGCCGCCTGCCTTCTCGAAGGACGCCATCATCGAGGCCATCGACGCCGAGAGCCCGCTGCTGGTGGTCATCACCGAGGGCATCCCGGTGCAGGACACCGCCTACGCGTGGGCCTACAACGTCGATAAGGGCAACAAAACCCGCATCATCGGCCCCAACTGCCCTGGCATCATCACCCCCGGTGAGTCGCTGGTCGGCATCACGCCGAACAACATCACCGGCAAGGGCCCGATCGGCCTGGTGTCGAAGTCCGGCACGCTGACCTACCAGATGATGTACGAGCTGCGCGATTTCGGGTTCTCCACCGCCATCGGCATCGGCGGCGACCCGGTCATCGGCACCACCCACATCGACGCCATCGAGGCGTTCGAGAAGGATCCGGAGACCAAGGTCATCGTGATGATCGGTGAGATCGGCGGCGACGCCGAGGAGCGTGCGGCCGACTACATCAAGGCCAACGTCACCAAGCCGGTCGTCGGCTACGTCGCGGGCTTCACCGCTCCGGAGGGTAAGACCATGGGCCACGCAGGCGCCATCGTGTCGGGCTCGTCGGGCACCGCCGCGGCCAAGAAGGAGGCCCTGGAGGCCGCAGGCGTCAAGGTCGGCAAGACCCCGTCCGAGACCGCCAAGCTGGCCCGAGAGATCCTCGAGAGCCTGTAA
- a CDS encoding DUF5336 domain-containing protein — protein MTYPPSSPGYPPAPQSGSQYGATQPFSKPAETAPAGESSLPQILLGVAAAAGLIAFFVSYGIEDVQFAVGAPIVQVIVVAALAGGLLAGVSLLPKQKNHAGVVSVLALVAFLQAVYLVILAGSDSGWAFITILVLTLIEAGAAITVLLFDAGIVTPPPPKPAYERQPQYGQYGGPSQYYGQQPGQQPGQQPGQQPGQQPGQPSYQQGQRPGYPSQYGGYSAGPSTGGFPTPGSQQGGQHGQQSGPPTPPTGFPTYGQPQQSSGPSSAPTSQVPAQPQQQPPGQQPSSPQSGQPSS, from the coding sequence ATGACCTACCCGCCAAGTAGCCCCGGATATCCGCCCGCGCCGCAATCGGGGTCCCAGTACGGCGCTACCCAGCCGTTCAGCAAGCCGGCCGAAACCGCCCCAGCGGGGGAGAGCAGCCTGCCGCAGATCCTGCTCGGTGTCGCGGCGGCCGCCGGCCTGATCGCCTTCTTCGTCAGCTACGGCATCGAGGACGTACAGTTCGCCGTCGGCGCGCCCATCGTGCAGGTGATCGTGGTGGCCGCGCTGGCCGGCGGTCTGCTGGCGGGTGTGAGCCTGCTGCCCAAGCAGAAGAACCACGCAGGCGTCGTCTCGGTGCTCGCGCTGGTCGCATTCCTGCAGGCGGTGTATCTGGTGATCCTCGCCGGAAGCGATTCCGGCTGGGCGTTCATCACGATCCTGGTGCTCACCCTGATCGAGGCCGGCGCGGCCATCACCGTTCTGCTGTTCGACGCGGGCATCGTGACCCCGCCGCCGCCGAAACCCGCCTACGAGCGGCAGCCGCAGTACGGCCAGTACGGCGGCCCGTCGCAGTACTACGGTCAGCAGCCTGGTCAGCAGCCTGGTCAGCAGCCTGGTCAACAGCCCGGGCAGCAGCCGGGCCAGCCGTCCTACCAGCAGGGGCAGCGCCCCGGTTACCCGTCGCAGTACGGCGGCTACTCGGCGGGCCCCAGCACGGGTGGTTTCCCGACGCCGGGTTCGCAGCAGGGCGGCCAGCACGGTCAGCAGAGCGGCCCGCCGACGCCTCCCACCGGTTTCCCGACGTACGGTCAGCCGCAGCAGTCGTCCGGCCCGTCGTCCGCGCCGACCTCGCAGGTCCCGGCCCAGCCGCAGCAGCAACCGCCCGGACAGCAGCCGTCCTCACCGCAATCCGGCCAGCCGTCGTCGTAA
- a CDS encoding acetyl-CoA acetyltransferase, whose amino-acid sequence MVDPRTPVIVGVGQFTERIDLEGYRGMSSVELATEAARAALHDTGVDVNTVARAIDTVAGTRQFEISGPASAPLGVSDNYPRSVARNVGADPAHAVLEVIGGQSPQHLATEFGGRIAAGENDVVLIFGSENTSTLRHFAQAENKPDHSETIEGQLEDRGYGYDGIFDEYTVRHGLIGAPVQYGLLENARRARLGISVADYRLAMAELFAPFSKVAAKNPYSSAPAERSVEELLTVTASNRMIVDPYPRLMVARDQVNQGAAVLMTSVESARKLGVPEEKWVYLRGHADMKEPKLLERADIGASPASVAAVNEALRVAGIGLDDVAAFDLYSCFPFPVFNICDGTGLATDDPRGLTLTGGLPFFGGPGNNYSMHGIAEAVNEMRDKPGQFALVGANGGIASKYSVGIYSTEPADWVADNSARLQAEYDARPKVAITEKADGTGTIETYTVRYDWTPHTGIIIGRLDDGSRFLAKTRDEDLVELLSEGDPIGARIVVRPGEKGNRASLA is encoded by the coding sequence ATGGTCGACCCGCGTACGCCTGTCATCGTCGGCGTGGGACAGTTCACCGAACGGATCGATCTCGAGGGCTATCGGGGCATGTCGTCGGTCGAACTGGCCACCGAAGCGGCCAGGGCCGCCCTGCATGACACCGGGGTCGACGTGAACACCGTCGCGCGCGCCATCGACACCGTGGCGGGCACCCGGCAGTTCGAGATCTCCGGCCCGGCATCGGCCCCGCTCGGCGTTTCCGACAACTACCCGCGCTCGGTCGCGCGCAACGTCGGCGCCGACCCGGCCCACGCGGTCCTCGAGGTCATCGGTGGCCAGAGCCCGCAGCACCTGGCGACCGAGTTCGGCGGCAGGATCGCCGCAGGCGAGAACGACGTGGTGTTGATCTTCGGCTCGGAGAACACCTCCACGCTGCGCCACTTCGCGCAGGCCGAGAACAAGCCGGACCACTCGGAGACCATCGAGGGTCAGCTGGAGGACCGCGGCTACGGCTATGACGGCATCTTCGACGAGTACACCGTCCGCCACGGCCTGATCGGCGCCCCGGTGCAGTACGGCCTTCTGGAGAACGCGCGTCGCGCCCGCCTGGGCATCTCGGTTGCCGACTACCGACTAGCCATGGCCGAGCTGTTTGCCCCGTTCTCGAAAGTGGCTGCCAAGAACCCGTATTCGTCGGCTCCGGCGGAACGCTCGGTCGAGGAGCTGCTCACGGTCACCGCGTCCAACCGCATGATCGTCGACCCGTACCCGCGCCTGATGGTGGCGCGCGACCAGGTGAACCAGGGCGCCGCGGTGCTGATGACGTCGGTGGAGTCCGCACGCAAACTCGGTGTGCCCGAAGAGAAGTGGGTGTACCTGCGCGGACACGCCGACATGAAGGAGCCCAAGCTGCTGGAGCGCGCCGACATCGGCGCCAGCCCGGCCTCGGTGGCCGCGGTAAACGAGGCGCTACGCGTGGCGGGCATCGGCCTGGACGACGTGGCGGCCTTCGACCTCTACAGCTGCTTCCCGTTCCCGGTGTTCAACATCTGCGACGGCACGGGCCTGGCCACCGACGATCCGCGCGGCCTGACCCTCACCGGCGGCCTGCCGTTCTTCGGCGGTCCGGGCAACAACTACTCGATGCACGGTATCGCCGAGGCCGTCAACGAGATGCGCGACAAGCCGGGGCAGTTCGCACTTGTCGGAGCCAACGGCGGTATCGCCAGCAAGTACTCGGTGGGAATCTATTCGACCGAGCCCGCCGACTGGGTCGCCGACAACAGCGCTCGGCTGCAGGCCGAGTACGACGCCCGGCCCAAGGTCGCCATCACCGAGAAGGCCGACGGCACAGGCACGATCGAGACCTACACCGTGCGCTACGACTGGACGCCGCACACCGGCATCATCATCGGCCGCCTCGACGACGGCAGCCGGTTCCTCGCCAAGACCAGGGACGAAGACCTCGTCGAGCTGCTCAGCGAGGGCGATCCGATCGGCGCCAGGATCGTGGTGCGCCCCGGTGAAAAGGGCAACCGCGCCTCGCTGGCGTAG
- a CDS encoding TetR/AcrR family transcriptional regulator has product MKISDKQEQARLDVSRHACKLFWERGVSGTSGDDIAAAAGLSTRTIWRYFRSKESCVEPLLARSNERFIAILQRWPHELSLAEHLAVNSYSHPFSPQDIEDEISAMRIATMTSSEPALRTAYLMVHDQMEQGFIPVIADRLGFPETDLTVRLNAAAITGAFRVVDEDVSRAVIIDGEKLSAEDILALIDRAIREATNGRLGGPVT; this is encoded by the coding sequence GTGAAAATCAGCGACAAACAAGAGCAGGCCCGCCTGGACGTGTCCCGGCACGCCTGCAAGCTGTTCTGGGAGCGGGGCGTCTCCGGCACCAGCGGCGACGACATCGCCGCGGCGGCGGGGCTGTCGACCCGCACCATCTGGCGGTACTTCCGCTCGAAGGAGAGTTGCGTCGAACCCCTGCTCGCCCGGTCGAACGAGCGGTTCATCGCGATTCTGCAACGGTGGCCGCATGAGCTGTCGCTGGCCGAACACCTTGCCGTCAACAGCTATTCGCATCCGTTCTCACCGCAGGACATCGAAGACGAGATCAGCGCGATGCGCATCGCGACCATGACCTCGTCCGAACCTGCTTTGCGCACCGCATACCTGATGGTCCACGACCAGATGGAACAAGGCTTCATCCCGGTCATCGCCGACCGACTGGGTTTCCCCGAGACCGATCTCACCGTACGGCTCAACGCGGCCGCGATCACCGGGGCGTTCCGGGTGGTCGACGAGGACGTCAGCCGGGCGGTGATCATCGACGGTGAAAAGCTCAGCGCCGAAGACATCCTGGCACTCATCGACCGCGCGATCCGCGAAGCCACCAACGGCCGCCTCGGCGGACCGGTCACCTGA
- the sucC gene encoding ADP-forming succinate--CoA ligase subunit beta, translated as MDLFEYQAKELFAKHNVPTTPGRVTDSAEDAKAIAEEIGRPVMVKAQVKTGGRGKAGGVKFAATPDDAFTHANNILGLDIKGHVVKKLLVAEASDIAEEYYISFLLDRANRTYLAMCSVEGGMEIEEVAATKPERLAKVPVDAVKGVDLAFARSIAEQGHLPAEVLDAAAVTIQKLWEVFVKEDATLVEVNPLVRTPDDQILALDGKVTLDANADFRQPGHAEFEDKDATDPLELKAKENDLNYVKLDGQVGIIGNGAGLVMSTLDVVAYAGEKHGGVKPANFLDIGGGASASVMAAGLDVILNDSQVKSVFVNVFGGITACDAVANGIVQALQILGDEANKPLVVRLDGNNVEEGRRILAEANHPLVIQAETMDAGADKAAELANK; from the coding sequence ATGGATCTCTTCGAATACCAGGCGAAAGAGCTGTTCGCCAAGCACAACGTCCCGACGACGCCCGGCCGGGTGACCGATTCCGCTGAGGACGCCAAGGCGATCGCCGAGGAAATCGGCCGTCCCGTGATGGTGAAAGCCCAAGTGAAGACCGGTGGCCGCGGCAAGGCCGGTGGTGTGAAGTTCGCAGCCACCCCCGACGACGCGTTCACCCACGCCAACAACATCCTCGGCCTCGACATCAAGGGCCACGTGGTCAAGAAGTTGCTGGTGGCCGAGGCGAGCGACATCGCCGAGGAGTACTACATCTCCTTCTTGCTCGACCGTGCCAACCGCACCTACCTGGCCATGTGCTCGGTCGAGGGCGGCATGGAGATCGAGGAAGTGGCCGCCACCAAGCCCGAGCGCCTCGCGAAGGTTCCGGTCGACGCCGTCAAGGGTGTCGATCTGGCGTTCGCCCGCTCGATCGCTGAGCAAGGCCACCTGCCCGCCGAGGTGCTCGACGCCGCAGCGGTGACCATCCAGAAGCTGTGGGAGGTGTTCGTCAAGGAGGACGCCACCCTGGTGGAGGTCAACCCGCTGGTGCGCACGCCCGACGATCAGATCCTGGCGCTGGACGGCAAGGTCACCCTGGACGCGAACGCGGACTTCCGTCAGCCCGGCCACGCCGAGTTCGAGGACAAGGACGCCACCGATCCTCTGGAGCTCAAGGCCAAGGAGAACGACCTCAACTACGTCAAGCTCGACGGGCAGGTCGGCATCATCGGCAACGGCGCCGGTCTGGTCATGTCCACGCTCGACGTCGTCGCCTACGCGGGTGAGAAGCACGGCGGCGTGAAGCCGGCGAACTTCCTCGACATCGGCGGCGGCGCCTCGGCCTCGGTGATGGCCGCGGGCCTGGACGTCATCCTCAACGACAGTCAGGTCAAGAGCGTGTTCGTCAACGTCTTCGGTGGCATCACCGCGTGTGACGCGGTCGCCAACGGCATCGTGCAGGCGCTGCAGATCCTGGGTGACGAGGCCAACAAGCCGCTCGTCGTGCGGTTGGACGGCAACAACGTCGAAGAGGGCAGGCGCATCCTGGCCGAAGCAAACCACCCCCTGGTCATTCAGGCCGAGACCATGGACGCCGGTGCCGACAAGGCCGCCGAGCTGGCGAACAAGTAA